A single genomic interval of Patescibacteria group bacterium harbors:
- the rlmN gene encoding 23S rRNA (adenine(2503)-C(2))-methyltransferase RlmN → MDIKQINQFLEENKLPKFRLKQILKAVCTDSVSSFSEISTLPKDLREKMDKEIDILSFEPEEIQSDKKDGSQKVLLKLSDGNFIETVLMPGVNENHWTACISSQVGCAMGCSFCATGTMGFKRNLNYEEIIDQVLFWKQYLSKNKPEDTLANIVYMGMGEPFMNWDEVSKSIHKLLDESLFNFSARHISVSTSGIADKIKRFAKEFPQLNLAVSLIFPNNEIRSEHMPVNKKFDLRELAQAINYYLMITNRKIFLEYVLFEGVNDEESHAQELAAFIKHIEKKQLVHINLIRYNTTDAKFKSSTREKTIAFQKYLSKYKIFSTVRKSIGGEINAACGQLAGKIVDNPKNKS, encoded by the coding sequence ATGGATATAAAACAAATCAATCAATTTTTAGAAGAAAACAAATTACCAAAATTTCGTCTTAAACAAATCTTAAAAGCAGTATGTACTGATAGTGTTTCTAGTTTTTCAGAAATCTCAACGCTCCCTAAGGATTTAAGAGAAAAAATGGACAAGGAAATCGACATTCTTTCTTTTGAACCAGAAGAAATTCAATCAGACAAAAAAGATGGTTCCCAAAAAGTTCTCCTAAAACTTTCTGATGGTAATTTTATTGAAACTGTTCTAATGCCTGGCGTCAATGAAAACCACTGGACTGCTTGTATTTCATCACAAGTTGGCTGTGCTATGGGTTGTTCATTTTGTGCAACTGGAACAATGGGCTTCAAAAGAAACCTAAACTATGAAGAAATTATCGATCAAGTTTTATTTTGGAAACAATATTTATCTAAAAACAAACCAGAAGATACTCTCGCTAACATTGTTTATATGGGGATGGGCGAACCTTTTATGAATTGGGATGAAGTTTCAAAATCAATTCATAAGCTACTCGACGAAAGTCTTTTCAATTTTTCTGCTAGACATATTTCAGTTTCAACTTCTGGCATCGCCGATAAAATAAAAAGATTTGCAAAAGAATTCCCACAACTAAATCTAGCTGTCTCCTTAATATTCCCAAACAATGAAATTCGCTCAGAACACATGCCAGTTAACAAAAAGTTTGATTTGCGAGAATTAGCTCAAGCCATTAATTATTATTTAATGATAACGAATAGAAAAATATTTCTTGAGTATGTTTTGTTTGAAGGTGTAAACGATGAAGAATCACACGCTCAAGAACTTGCTGCTTTTATAAAACACATTGAGAAAAAGCAATTAGTTCATATAAATTTGATTCGATACAATACTACTGACGCTAAATTCAAATCATCAACTAGAGAAAAAACTATTGCTTTTCAAAAATACTTATCTAAATATAAAATTTTCTCAACTGTTAGAAAAAGTATCGGAGGAGAAATAAACGCAGCCTGTGGGCAGTTGGCTGGGAAGATTGTTGACAACCCTAAGAATAAAAGTTAG